A genomic stretch from Salarias fasciatus chromosome 10, fSalaFa1.1, whole genome shotgun sequence includes:
- the grik1a gene encoding glutamate receptor ionotropic, kainate 1 isoform X1: protein MEERKGLLCFIFLAAQLFLSSAQVLRIGGIFETRESELVSMDELAFKFAVNNINRNKTLMPNTTLTYDIQRINLFDGFEASRRVCDQLALGVVAVFGPSHSSSVSAVQSICNALEVPHIQTRWKHPSVDNKDTFFINLFPEYTAIARAILDVVTFFKWRKLTVVYEDSTGLMRMQELIKAPSKFNLKIKIRQLTPGNQDARPLLKELKKDKEFFIIFDCSYRMAAELLKQLSSMGMMTEYYHFFFTTLDLFALDLEPYRYSGVNMTGFRLLNIDDPWVASTMDKWAMERLQGPKQESGLMDGVMTTDAALMYDAVFMVAVASQRATQMTVSSLQCHRHKPWRFGPRFMNLFKEAQWDGLTGHIVLNKTDGLRRDFDLDIISLKEDGTARGVVTGGSRLTKRWIKIAVWNSYKGMNLTESNRDKNNNVTDSLANRTLIVTTILENPYVMVKKSEKALVGNDRYEGYCLDLLKELSNILGFTYEVKLVGDGKYGAQNDKGEWNGMVRELIDHVADLAVAPLTITYVREKVIDFSKPFMTLGISILYRKPNGTNPGVFSFLNPLSPDIWMYVLLACTGVSCVLFVIARFTPYEWYNPHPCNPSSTLIQNNFTLLNSFWFGIGALMRQGSELMPKALSTRIVGGIWWFFTLIIISSYTANLAAFLTVERMDAPIDSADDLAKQTRIEYGAVRDGSTMTFFKKSKISTYEKMWAFMSSRKNTALVKNNREGITRVLTTDYAMLMESTSIEYISQRNCNLTQIGGLIDSKGYGVGTPIGSPYRDKVTIAILQLQEEGKLHMMKEKWWRGNGCPEEDNKEANALGVENIGGIFIVLAAGLVLSVFVAIGEFIYKARRNADIEECMSFSAVMEELGISLQCYKGTRRRSRPHSGARSTCIFCQPKRAVKREEERRESST, encoded by the exons ATGGAGGAAAGAAAGGGGCtgctttgcttcatttttctcGCGGCGCAGCTCTTTTTGAGCTCCGCACAAGTCCTCAGAATCG GTGGGATCTTCGAGACCAGGGAGAGTGAGTTAGTGAGCATGGATGAGCTGGCGTTCAAGTTTGCCGTAAATAACATAAACCGCAACAAGACGCTGATGCCCAACACCACCCTCACCTACGACATCCAGAGGATCAACCTCTTTGATGGCTTTGAGGCTTCCAGGAGAG TGTGCGACCAGCTGGCTCTCGGGGTGGTCGCCGTGTTCGGCCCCTCTCACAGCTCCTCAGTCAGCGCCGTTCAGTCCATCTGCAACGCCCTGGAGGTTCCTCACATTCAGACTCGCTGGAAACACCCGTCGGTGGACAACAAAGACACCTTCTTCATCAACCTGTTTCCCGAGTACACCGCCATCGCCAGGGCCATCCTGGACGTGGTCACTTTCTTCAAGTGGAGGAAGCTGACGGTGGTCTACGAGGACAGCACCG GCCTGATGCGGATGCAGGAGCTGATCAAGGCTCCGTCGAAATTCAATCTGAAGATCAAGATCCGGCAGCTCACCCCGGGCAACCAGGACGCCCGGCCGCTCCTCAAGGAGCTGAAGAAAGACAAGgagttttttattatcttcGACTGCTCCTATCGGATGGCTGCAGAGCTCCTGAAGCAG ctttcatCAATGGGAATGATGACGGAGTACTACCATTTCTTCTTCACGACTCTG GATTTGTTTGCTTTGGATTTGGAGCCGTACCGCTACAGCGGCGTCAACATGACCGGGTTCCGACTGCTGAACATCGACGACCCGTGGGTGGCCTCCACGATGGACAAGTGGGCCATGGAACGGCTGCAGGGCCCCAAACAAGAGAGCGGCTTGATGGACGGAGTTATGACT ACTGACGCAGCCTTGATGTACGACGCCGTGTTCATGGTTGCCGTCGCTTCCCAGAGGGCCACTCAAATGACCGTCAGCTCGCTGCAGTGTCACCGCCACAAACCTTGGCGGTTCGGTCCGCGCTTCATGAACCTTTTCAAAGAG GCCCAGTGGGACGGACTGACGGGGCACATTGTTCTTAATAAGACAGATGGCCTGAGGAGAGACTTTGATTTGGACATCATCAGCCTCAAAGAGGACGGCACTGCCAGG GGTGTCGTGACGGGCGGAAGTCGCCTCACAAAAAGGTGGATCAAG ATTGCCGTGTGGAACTCGTACAAGGGAATGAACCTGACGGAGTCCAACCGAGACAAGAATAACAATGTGACGGACTCCCTGGCCAACAGGACTCTCATTGTCACCACAATACTG gaaaatCCTTATGTGATGGTGAAGAAGTCAGAAAAAGCGCTGGTTGGGAACGACCGCTATGAAGGCTACTGCCTGGACCTGTTGAAAGAGCTGTCCAACATCCTGGGCTTCACATACGAGGTCAAACTGGTGGGTGATGGGAAATACGGAGCCCAAAATGACAAGGGAGAGTGGAACGGGATGGTCCGGGAGCTGATCGACCAC GTTGCTGATCTCGCTGTGGCGCCCTTGACCATCACGTACGTCAGAGAGAAAGTCATCGACTTCTCCAAACCTTTCATGACCTTGGGCATCAGCATCCTGTACCGGAAACCTAATGGCACCAATCCGGGAGTGTTCTCCTTCCTTAATCCGCTGTCTCCGGACATCTGGATGTATGTGCTGCTCGCCTGCACCGGGGTCAGCTGTGTGCTCTTTGTGATCGCCAG GTTTACTCCATACGAGTGGTACAACCCACATCCGTGCAACCCGTCCTCCACGCTGATACAGAACAACTTCACATTACTCAACAGTTTTTGGTTTGGCATCGGAGCGCTCATGCGGCAAG GTTCAGAGCTGATGCCCAAGGCTCTGTCCACTCGGATAGTTGGAGGTATCTGGTGGTTTTTTACCTTAATCATAATCTCCTCCTACACGGCCAACTTGGCCGCCTTTCTCACTGTTGAGCGTATGGACGCGCCCATTGACTCGGCGGACGACCTGGCGAAACAGACCAGGATTGAATACGGGGCGGTGAGGGACGGCTCCACCATGACCTTCTTTAAG AAATCAAAGATCTCCACCTATGAGAAGATGTGGGCCTTcatgagcagcaggaagaacaCTGCGCTGGTTAAGAATAACAGGGAAGGCATCACACGGGTCTTAACAACAGACTACGCCATGCTGATGGAGTCCACCAGCATCGAGTACATCAGCCAGAGAAACTGCAACCTCACCCAGATCGGAGGTCTGATTGACTCCAAGGGCTACGGAGTGGGAACACCTATTG gctCTCCATACAGGGATAAAGTGACCATCGccatcctccagctgcaggaggaggggaagcTGCACATGATGAAGGAGAAGTGGTGGAGAGGCAACGGCTGTCCGGAGGAGGACAACAAGGAAGCCAACGCCCTGGGCGTAGAAAACATCGGAGGCATATTTATCGTGCTGGCCGCCGGCCTGGTTCTCTCCGTGTTCGTGGCTATTGGAGAGTTCATCTACAAGGCCCGCAGGAACGCCGACATCGAGGAG TGCATGTCTTTTAGTGCTGTTATGGAGGAGTTGGGCATCTCCCTGCAATGTTACAAAGGCACCCGGAGGAGGTCGCGACCCCACAGTGGAGCGAGGTCAACGTGCATCTTCTGTCAACCCAAACGCGCCGTAAAAAGGGAAGAAGAGAGGCGAGAGTCCAGCACTTGA
- the grik1a gene encoding glutamate receptor ionotropic, kainate 1 isoform X2 gives MEERKGLLCFIFLAAQLFLSSAQVLRIGGIFETRESELVSMDELAFKFAVNNINRNKTLMPNTTLTYDIQRINLFDGFEASRRVCDQLALGVVAVFGPSHSSSVSAVQSICNALEVPHIQTRWKHPSVDNKDTFFINLFPEYTAIARAILDVVTFFKWRKLTVVYEDSTGLMRMQELIKAPSKFNLKIKIRQLTPGNQDARPLLKELKKDKEFFIIFDCSYRMAAELLKQLSSMGMMTEYYHFFFTTLDLFALDLEPYRYSGVNMTGFRLLNIDDPWVASTMDKWAMERLQGPKQESGLMDGVMTTDAALMYDAVFMVAVASQRATQMTVSSLQCHRHKPWRFGPRFMNLFKEAQWDGLTGHIVLNKTDGLRRDFDLDIISLKEDGTARGVVTGGSRLTKRWIKIAVWNSYKGMNLTESNRDKNNNVTDSLANRTLIVTTILENPYVMVKKSEKALVGNDRYEGYCLDLLKELSNILGFTYEVKLVGDGKYGAQNDKGEWNGMVRELIDHVADLAVAPLTITYVREKVIDFSKPFMTLGISILYRKPNGTNPGVFSFLNPLSPDIWMYVLLACTGVSCVLFVIARFTPYEWYNPHPCNPSSTLIQNNFTLLNSFWFGIGALMRQGSELMPKALSTRIVGGIWWFFTLIIISSYTANLAAFLTVERMDAPIDSADDLAKQTRIEYGAVRDGSTMTFFKKSKISTYEKMWAFMSSRKNTALVKNNREGITRVLTTDYAMLMESTSIEYISQRNCNLTQIGGLIDSKGYGVGTPIGSPYRDKVTIAILQLQEEGKLHMMKEKWWRGNGCPEEDNKEANALGVENIGGIFIVLAAGLVLSVFVAIGEFIYKARRNADIEEAFCFFYGVQSRQFQRRGSTSSSGTSLSTDLESGRLLGDDTE, from the exons ATGGAGGAAAGAAAGGGGCtgctttgcttcatttttctcGCGGCGCAGCTCTTTTTGAGCTCCGCACAAGTCCTCAGAATCG GTGGGATCTTCGAGACCAGGGAGAGTGAGTTAGTGAGCATGGATGAGCTGGCGTTCAAGTTTGCCGTAAATAACATAAACCGCAACAAGACGCTGATGCCCAACACCACCCTCACCTACGACATCCAGAGGATCAACCTCTTTGATGGCTTTGAGGCTTCCAGGAGAG TGTGCGACCAGCTGGCTCTCGGGGTGGTCGCCGTGTTCGGCCCCTCTCACAGCTCCTCAGTCAGCGCCGTTCAGTCCATCTGCAACGCCCTGGAGGTTCCTCACATTCAGACTCGCTGGAAACACCCGTCGGTGGACAACAAAGACACCTTCTTCATCAACCTGTTTCCCGAGTACACCGCCATCGCCAGGGCCATCCTGGACGTGGTCACTTTCTTCAAGTGGAGGAAGCTGACGGTGGTCTACGAGGACAGCACCG GCCTGATGCGGATGCAGGAGCTGATCAAGGCTCCGTCGAAATTCAATCTGAAGATCAAGATCCGGCAGCTCACCCCGGGCAACCAGGACGCCCGGCCGCTCCTCAAGGAGCTGAAGAAAGACAAGgagttttttattatcttcGACTGCTCCTATCGGATGGCTGCAGAGCTCCTGAAGCAG ctttcatCAATGGGAATGATGACGGAGTACTACCATTTCTTCTTCACGACTCTG GATTTGTTTGCTTTGGATTTGGAGCCGTACCGCTACAGCGGCGTCAACATGACCGGGTTCCGACTGCTGAACATCGACGACCCGTGGGTGGCCTCCACGATGGACAAGTGGGCCATGGAACGGCTGCAGGGCCCCAAACAAGAGAGCGGCTTGATGGACGGAGTTATGACT ACTGACGCAGCCTTGATGTACGACGCCGTGTTCATGGTTGCCGTCGCTTCCCAGAGGGCCACTCAAATGACCGTCAGCTCGCTGCAGTGTCACCGCCACAAACCTTGGCGGTTCGGTCCGCGCTTCATGAACCTTTTCAAAGAG GCCCAGTGGGACGGACTGACGGGGCACATTGTTCTTAATAAGACAGATGGCCTGAGGAGAGACTTTGATTTGGACATCATCAGCCTCAAAGAGGACGGCACTGCCAGG GGTGTCGTGACGGGCGGAAGTCGCCTCACAAAAAGGTGGATCAAG ATTGCCGTGTGGAACTCGTACAAGGGAATGAACCTGACGGAGTCCAACCGAGACAAGAATAACAATGTGACGGACTCCCTGGCCAACAGGACTCTCATTGTCACCACAATACTG gaaaatCCTTATGTGATGGTGAAGAAGTCAGAAAAAGCGCTGGTTGGGAACGACCGCTATGAAGGCTACTGCCTGGACCTGTTGAAAGAGCTGTCCAACATCCTGGGCTTCACATACGAGGTCAAACTGGTGGGTGATGGGAAATACGGAGCCCAAAATGACAAGGGAGAGTGGAACGGGATGGTCCGGGAGCTGATCGACCAC GTTGCTGATCTCGCTGTGGCGCCCTTGACCATCACGTACGTCAGAGAGAAAGTCATCGACTTCTCCAAACCTTTCATGACCTTGGGCATCAGCATCCTGTACCGGAAACCTAATGGCACCAATCCGGGAGTGTTCTCCTTCCTTAATCCGCTGTCTCCGGACATCTGGATGTATGTGCTGCTCGCCTGCACCGGGGTCAGCTGTGTGCTCTTTGTGATCGCCAG GTTTACTCCATACGAGTGGTACAACCCACATCCGTGCAACCCGTCCTCCACGCTGATACAGAACAACTTCACATTACTCAACAGTTTTTGGTTTGGCATCGGAGCGCTCATGCGGCAAG GTTCAGAGCTGATGCCCAAGGCTCTGTCCACTCGGATAGTTGGAGGTATCTGGTGGTTTTTTACCTTAATCATAATCTCCTCCTACACGGCCAACTTGGCCGCCTTTCTCACTGTTGAGCGTATGGACGCGCCCATTGACTCGGCGGACGACCTGGCGAAACAGACCAGGATTGAATACGGGGCGGTGAGGGACGGCTCCACCATGACCTTCTTTAAG AAATCAAAGATCTCCACCTATGAGAAGATGTGGGCCTTcatgagcagcaggaagaacaCTGCGCTGGTTAAGAATAACAGGGAAGGCATCACACGGGTCTTAACAACAGACTACGCCATGCTGATGGAGTCCACCAGCATCGAGTACATCAGCCAGAGAAACTGCAACCTCACCCAGATCGGAGGTCTGATTGACTCCAAGGGCTACGGAGTGGGAACACCTATTG gctCTCCATACAGGGATAAAGTGACCATCGccatcctccagctgcaggaggaggggaagcTGCACATGATGAAGGAGAAGTGGTGGAGAGGCAACGGCTGTCCGGAGGAGGACAACAAGGAAGCCAACGCCCTGGGCGTAGAAAACATCGGAGGCATATTTATCGTGCTGGCCGCCGGCCTGGTTCTCTCCGTGTTCGTGGCTATTGGAGAGTTCATCTACAAGGCCCGCAGGAACGCCGACATCGAGGAG gcgttttgtttcttttacgGGGTGCAGTCCCGTCAGTTTCAGCGCCgtggctccacctcctcctcgggCACCTCCTTATCTACCGATCTGGAGAGCGGCAGGCTGCTGGGGGATGACACAGAGTAG
- the grik1a gene encoding glutamate receptor ionotropic, kainate 1 isoform X4: MEERKGLLCFIFLAAQLFLSSAQVLRIGGIFETRESELVSMDELAFKFAVNNINRNKTLMPNTTLTYDIQRINLFDGFEASRRVCDQLALGVVAVFGPSHSSSVSAVQSICNALEVPHIQTRWKHPSVDNKDTFFINLFPEYTAIARAILDVVTFFKWRKLTVVYEDSTGLMRMQELIKAPSKFNLKIKIRQLTPGNQDARPLLKELKKDKEFFIIFDCSYRMAAELLKQLSSMGMMTEYYHFFFTTLDLFALDLEPYRYSGVNMTGFRLLNIDDPWVASTMDKWAMERLQGPKQESGLMDGVMTTDAALMYDAVFMVAVASQRATQMTVSSLQCHRHKPWRFGPRFMNLFKEAQWDGLTGHIVLNKTDGLRRDFDLDIISLKEDGTARIAVWNSYKGMNLTESNRDKNNNVTDSLANRTLIVTTILENPYVMVKKSEKALVGNDRYEGYCLDLLKELSNILGFTYEVKLVGDGKYGAQNDKGEWNGMVRELIDHVADLAVAPLTITYVREKVIDFSKPFMTLGISILYRKPNGTNPGVFSFLNPLSPDIWMYVLLACTGVSCVLFVIARFTPYEWYNPHPCNPSSTLIQNNFTLLNSFWFGIGALMRQGSELMPKALSTRIVGGIWWFFTLIIISSYTANLAAFLTVERMDAPIDSADDLAKQTRIEYGAVRDGSTMTFFKKSKISTYEKMWAFMSSRKNTALVKNNREGITRVLTTDYAMLMESTSIEYISQRNCNLTQIGGLIDSKGYGVGTPIGSPYRDKVTIAILQLQEEGKLHMMKEKWWRGNGCPEEDNKEANALGVENIGGIFIVLAAGLVLSVFVAIGEFIYKARRNADIEEAFCFFYGVQSRQFQRRGSTSSSGTSLSTDLESGRLLGDDTE, encoded by the exons ATGGAGGAAAGAAAGGGGCtgctttgcttcatttttctcGCGGCGCAGCTCTTTTTGAGCTCCGCACAAGTCCTCAGAATCG GTGGGATCTTCGAGACCAGGGAGAGTGAGTTAGTGAGCATGGATGAGCTGGCGTTCAAGTTTGCCGTAAATAACATAAACCGCAACAAGACGCTGATGCCCAACACCACCCTCACCTACGACATCCAGAGGATCAACCTCTTTGATGGCTTTGAGGCTTCCAGGAGAG TGTGCGACCAGCTGGCTCTCGGGGTGGTCGCCGTGTTCGGCCCCTCTCACAGCTCCTCAGTCAGCGCCGTTCAGTCCATCTGCAACGCCCTGGAGGTTCCTCACATTCAGACTCGCTGGAAACACCCGTCGGTGGACAACAAAGACACCTTCTTCATCAACCTGTTTCCCGAGTACACCGCCATCGCCAGGGCCATCCTGGACGTGGTCACTTTCTTCAAGTGGAGGAAGCTGACGGTGGTCTACGAGGACAGCACCG GCCTGATGCGGATGCAGGAGCTGATCAAGGCTCCGTCGAAATTCAATCTGAAGATCAAGATCCGGCAGCTCACCCCGGGCAACCAGGACGCCCGGCCGCTCCTCAAGGAGCTGAAGAAAGACAAGgagttttttattatcttcGACTGCTCCTATCGGATGGCTGCAGAGCTCCTGAAGCAG ctttcatCAATGGGAATGATGACGGAGTACTACCATTTCTTCTTCACGACTCTG GATTTGTTTGCTTTGGATTTGGAGCCGTACCGCTACAGCGGCGTCAACATGACCGGGTTCCGACTGCTGAACATCGACGACCCGTGGGTGGCCTCCACGATGGACAAGTGGGCCATGGAACGGCTGCAGGGCCCCAAACAAGAGAGCGGCTTGATGGACGGAGTTATGACT ACTGACGCAGCCTTGATGTACGACGCCGTGTTCATGGTTGCCGTCGCTTCCCAGAGGGCCACTCAAATGACCGTCAGCTCGCTGCAGTGTCACCGCCACAAACCTTGGCGGTTCGGTCCGCGCTTCATGAACCTTTTCAAAGAG GCCCAGTGGGACGGACTGACGGGGCACATTGTTCTTAATAAGACAGATGGCCTGAGGAGAGACTTTGATTTGGACATCATCAGCCTCAAAGAGGACGGCACTGCCAGG ATTGCCGTGTGGAACTCGTACAAGGGAATGAACCTGACGGAGTCCAACCGAGACAAGAATAACAATGTGACGGACTCCCTGGCCAACAGGACTCTCATTGTCACCACAATACTG gaaaatCCTTATGTGATGGTGAAGAAGTCAGAAAAAGCGCTGGTTGGGAACGACCGCTATGAAGGCTACTGCCTGGACCTGTTGAAAGAGCTGTCCAACATCCTGGGCTTCACATACGAGGTCAAACTGGTGGGTGATGGGAAATACGGAGCCCAAAATGACAAGGGAGAGTGGAACGGGATGGTCCGGGAGCTGATCGACCAC GTTGCTGATCTCGCTGTGGCGCCCTTGACCATCACGTACGTCAGAGAGAAAGTCATCGACTTCTCCAAACCTTTCATGACCTTGGGCATCAGCATCCTGTACCGGAAACCTAATGGCACCAATCCGGGAGTGTTCTCCTTCCTTAATCCGCTGTCTCCGGACATCTGGATGTATGTGCTGCTCGCCTGCACCGGGGTCAGCTGTGTGCTCTTTGTGATCGCCAG GTTTACTCCATACGAGTGGTACAACCCACATCCGTGCAACCCGTCCTCCACGCTGATACAGAACAACTTCACATTACTCAACAGTTTTTGGTTTGGCATCGGAGCGCTCATGCGGCAAG GTTCAGAGCTGATGCCCAAGGCTCTGTCCACTCGGATAGTTGGAGGTATCTGGTGGTTTTTTACCTTAATCATAATCTCCTCCTACACGGCCAACTTGGCCGCCTTTCTCACTGTTGAGCGTATGGACGCGCCCATTGACTCGGCGGACGACCTGGCGAAACAGACCAGGATTGAATACGGGGCGGTGAGGGACGGCTCCACCATGACCTTCTTTAAG AAATCAAAGATCTCCACCTATGAGAAGATGTGGGCCTTcatgagcagcaggaagaacaCTGCGCTGGTTAAGAATAACAGGGAAGGCATCACACGGGTCTTAACAACAGACTACGCCATGCTGATGGAGTCCACCAGCATCGAGTACATCAGCCAGAGAAACTGCAACCTCACCCAGATCGGAGGTCTGATTGACTCCAAGGGCTACGGAGTGGGAACACCTATTG gctCTCCATACAGGGATAAAGTGACCATCGccatcctccagctgcaggaggaggggaagcTGCACATGATGAAGGAGAAGTGGTGGAGAGGCAACGGCTGTCCGGAGGAGGACAACAAGGAAGCCAACGCCCTGGGCGTAGAAAACATCGGAGGCATATTTATCGTGCTGGCCGCCGGCCTGGTTCTCTCCGTGTTCGTGGCTATTGGAGAGTTCATCTACAAGGCCCGCAGGAACGCCGACATCGAGGAG gcgttttgtttcttttacgGGGTGCAGTCCCGTCAGTTTCAGCGCCgtggctccacctcctcctcgggCACCTCCTTATCTACCGATCTGGAGAGCGGCAGGCTGCTGGGGGATGACACAGAGTAG
- the grik1a gene encoding glutamate receptor ionotropic, kainate 1 isoform X3, translated as MEERKGLLCFIFLAAQLFLSSAQVLRIGGIFETRESELVSMDELAFKFAVNNINRNKTLMPNTTLTYDIQRINLFDGFEASRRVCDQLALGVVAVFGPSHSSSVSAVQSICNALEVPHIQTRWKHPSVDNKDTFFINLFPEYTAIARAILDVVTFFKWRKLTVVYEDSTGLMRMQELIKAPSKFNLKIKIRQLTPGNQDARPLLKELKKDKEFFIIFDCSYRMAAELLKQLSSMGMMTEYYHFFFTTLDLFALDLEPYRYSGVNMTGFRLLNIDDPWVASTMDKWAMERLQGPKQESGLMDGVMTTDAALMYDAVFMVAVASQRATQMTVSSLQCHRHKPWRFGPRFMNLFKEAQWDGLTGHIVLNKTDGLRRDFDLDIISLKEDGTARIAVWNSYKGMNLTESNRDKNNNVTDSLANRTLIVTTILENPYVMVKKSEKALVGNDRYEGYCLDLLKELSNILGFTYEVKLVGDGKYGAQNDKGEWNGMVRELIDHVADLAVAPLTITYVREKVIDFSKPFMTLGISILYRKPNGTNPGVFSFLNPLSPDIWMYVLLACTGVSCVLFVIARFTPYEWYNPHPCNPSSTLIQNNFTLLNSFWFGIGALMRQGSELMPKALSTRIVGGIWWFFTLIIISSYTANLAAFLTVERMDAPIDSADDLAKQTRIEYGAVRDGSTMTFFKKSKISTYEKMWAFMSSRKNTALVKNNREGITRVLTTDYAMLMESTSIEYISQRNCNLTQIGGLIDSKGYGVGTPIGSPYRDKVTIAILQLQEEGKLHMMKEKWWRGNGCPEEDNKEANALGVENIGGIFIVLAAGLVLSVFVAIGEFIYKARRNADIEECMSFSAVMEELGISLQCYKGTRRRSRPHSGARSTCIFCQPKRAVKREEERRESST; from the exons ATGGAGGAAAGAAAGGGGCtgctttgcttcatttttctcGCGGCGCAGCTCTTTTTGAGCTCCGCACAAGTCCTCAGAATCG GTGGGATCTTCGAGACCAGGGAGAGTGAGTTAGTGAGCATGGATGAGCTGGCGTTCAAGTTTGCCGTAAATAACATAAACCGCAACAAGACGCTGATGCCCAACACCACCCTCACCTACGACATCCAGAGGATCAACCTCTTTGATGGCTTTGAGGCTTCCAGGAGAG TGTGCGACCAGCTGGCTCTCGGGGTGGTCGCCGTGTTCGGCCCCTCTCACAGCTCCTCAGTCAGCGCCGTTCAGTCCATCTGCAACGCCCTGGAGGTTCCTCACATTCAGACTCGCTGGAAACACCCGTCGGTGGACAACAAAGACACCTTCTTCATCAACCTGTTTCCCGAGTACACCGCCATCGCCAGGGCCATCCTGGACGTGGTCACTTTCTTCAAGTGGAGGAAGCTGACGGTGGTCTACGAGGACAGCACCG GCCTGATGCGGATGCAGGAGCTGATCAAGGCTCCGTCGAAATTCAATCTGAAGATCAAGATCCGGCAGCTCACCCCGGGCAACCAGGACGCCCGGCCGCTCCTCAAGGAGCTGAAGAAAGACAAGgagttttttattatcttcGACTGCTCCTATCGGATGGCTGCAGAGCTCCTGAAGCAG ctttcatCAATGGGAATGATGACGGAGTACTACCATTTCTTCTTCACGACTCTG GATTTGTTTGCTTTGGATTTGGAGCCGTACCGCTACAGCGGCGTCAACATGACCGGGTTCCGACTGCTGAACATCGACGACCCGTGGGTGGCCTCCACGATGGACAAGTGGGCCATGGAACGGCTGCAGGGCCCCAAACAAGAGAGCGGCTTGATGGACGGAGTTATGACT ACTGACGCAGCCTTGATGTACGACGCCGTGTTCATGGTTGCCGTCGCTTCCCAGAGGGCCACTCAAATGACCGTCAGCTCGCTGCAGTGTCACCGCCACAAACCTTGGCGGTTCGGTCCGCGCTTCATGAACCTTTTCAAAGAG GCCCAGTGGGACGGACTGACGGGGCACATTGTTCTTAATAAGACAGATGGCCTGAGGAGAGACTTTGATTTGGACATCATCAGCCTCAAAGAGGACGGCACTGCCAGG ATTGCCGTGTGGAACTCGTACAAGGGAATGAACCTGACGGAGTCCAACCGAGACAAGAATAACAATGTGACGGACTCCCTGGCCAACAGGACTCTCATTGTCACCACAATACTG gaaaatCCTTATGTGATGGTGAAGAAGTCAGAAAAAGCGCTGGTTGGGAACGACCGCTATGAAGGCTACTGCCTGGACCTGTTGAAAGAGCTGTCCAACATCCTGGGCTTCACATACGAGGTCAAACTGGTGGGTGATGGGAAATACGGAGCCCAAAATGACAAGGGAGAGTGGAACGGGATGGTCCGGGAGCTGATCGACCAC GTTGCTGATCTCGCTGTGGCGCCCTTGACCATCACGTACGTCAGAGAGAAAGTCATCGACTTCTCCAAACCTTTCATGACCTTGGGCATCAGCATCCTGTACCGGAAACCTAATGGCACCAATCCGGGAGTGTTCTCCTTCCTTAATCCGCTGTCTCCGGACATCTGGATGTATGTGCTGCTCGCCTGCACCGGGGTCAGCTGTGTGCTCTTTGTGATCGCCAG GTTTACTCCATACGAGTGGTACAACCCACATCCGTGCAACCCGTCCTCCACGCTGATACAGAACAACTTCACATTACTCAACAGTTTTTGGTTTGGCATCGGAGCGCTCATGCGGCAAG GTTCAGAGCTGATGCCCAAGGCTCTGTCCACTCGGATAGTTGGAGGTATCTGGTGGTTTTTTACCTTAATCATAATCTCCTCCTACACGGCCAACTTGGCCGCCTTTCTCACTGTTGAGCGTATGGACGCGCCCATTGACTCGGCGGACGACCTGGCGAAACAGACCAGGATTGAATACGGGGCGGTGAGGGACGGCTCCACCATGACCTTCTTTAAG AAATCAAAGATCTCCACCTATGAGAAGATGTGGGCCTTcatgagcagcaggaagaacaCTGCGCTGGTTAAGAATAACAGGGAAGGCATCACACGGGTCTTAACAACAGACTACGCCATGCTGATGGAGTCCACCAGCATCGAGTACATCAGCCAGAGAAACTGCAACCTCACCCAGATCGGAGGTCTGATTGACTCCAAGGGCTACGGAGTGGGAACACCTATTG gctCTCCATACAGGGATAAAGTGACCATCGccatcctccagctgcaggaggaggggaagcTGCACATGATGAAGGAGAAGTGGTGGAGAGGCAACGGCTGTCCGGAGGAGGACAACAAGGAAGCCAACGCCCTGGGCGTAGAAAACATCGGAGGCATATTTATCGTGCTGGCCGCCGGCCTGGTTCTCTCCGTGTTCGTGGCTATTGGAGAGTTCATCTACAAGGCCCGCAGGAACGCCGACATCGAGGAG TGCATGTCTTTTAGTGCTGTTATGGAGGAGTTGGGCATCTCCCTGCAATGTTACAAAGGCACCCGGAGGAGGTCGCGACCCCACAGTGGAGCGAGGTCAACGTGCATCTTCTGTCAACCCAAACGCGCCGTAAAAAGGGAAGAAGAGAGGCGAGAGTCCAGCACTTGA